A window from Nothobranchius furzeri strain GRZ-AD chromosome 17, NfurGRZ-RIMD1, whole genome shotgun sequence encodes these proteins:
- the LOC139061587 gene encoding uncharacterized protein isoform X2, translating into MYKRKGKIKISQMMDEYKDQQFSDEKNSTFDCGIEERLRVIVEQELQVDDEDRRLSAHSTSETENQTLTAAIQDSDGDLEDDCDIHDGELQPTSLSNKLVKRRKAQKRHADNDGDRGLLNLSVEEKHGKGQNSITTLNEDSDGDEYGEKPFGISSTSPVQRKKMKTKHGVAAADPAQCGHLQIKGKTPWNEQEKLAVKQHLAVFAEGARKKDCILCIEKSSPVLQKRTWKEHGLCVK; encoded by the exons ATGTACAAAAGAAAAG GTAAAATCAAAATATCACAAATGATGGATGAATACAAAGATCAACAATTTTCAG ATGAAAAGAACTCCACATTTGATTGTGGAATCGAAGAGAGGTTGAGAGTCATTGTGGAACAAGAACTACAAGTTGATG ATGAAGACCGGAGGCTCTCAGCTCACTCAACAAGTGAAACTGAAAACCAAACGTTGACTGCAGCTATCCAAGATTCTGATGGCGATTTGGAAGACGACTGTGATATTCATG ATGGAGAGTTGCAACCCACAAGTTTATCAAATAAACTTGTCAAAAGAAGGAAAGCCCAAAAAAGACATGCAGACAATGATGGTG ACAGGGGATTGCTGAACTTGTCTGTGGAAGAGAAACATGGCAAAGGACAAAACTCTATTACAACTCTCAATGAGGACAGTGACGGAGATGAGT ATGGAGAAAAGCCTTTTGGGATTTCTTCCACAAGCCCGGtccaaagaaagaaaatgaaaaccAAGCATGGAGTGGCTGCTGCTGATCCTGCTCAATGCG GTCATTTGCAAATTAAAGGGAAGACCCCATGGAATGAGCAGGAGAAGCTGGCAGTTAAGCAACACTTGGCTGTTTTTGCGGAAGGTGCCAGGAAAAAAGACTGTATCCTATGCATTGAAAAATCCTCTCCTGTTCTCCAAAAGAGAACCTGGAAAGAACATGGATTATGTGTAAAATGA
- the LOC139061587 gene encoding uncharacterized protein isoform X1, with protein MESSLQGKIKISQMMDEYKDQQFSDEKNSTFDCGIEERLRVIVEQELQVDDEDRRLSAHSTSETENQTLTAAIQDSDGDLEDDCDIHDGELQPTSLSNKLVKRRKAQKRHADNDGDRGLLNLSVEEKHGKGQNSITTLNEDSDGDEYGEKPFGISSTSPVQRKKMKTKHGVAAADPAQCGHLQIKGKTPWNEQEKLAVKQHLAVFAEGARKKDCILCIEKSSPVLQKRTWKEHGLCVK; from the exons ATGGAAAGCTCACTGCAAG GTAAAATCAAAATATCACAAATGATGGATGAATACAAAGATCAACAATTTTCAG ATGAAAAGAACTCCACATTTGATTGTGGAATCGAAGAGAGGTTGAGAGTCATTGTGGAACAAGAACTACAAGTTGATG ATGAAGACCGGAGGCTCTCAGCTCACTCAACAAGTGAAACTGAAAACCAAACGTTGACTGCAGCTATCCAAGATTCTGATGGCGATTTGGAAGACGACTGTGATATTCATG ATGGAGAGTTGCAACCCACAAGTTTATCAAATAAACTTGTCAAAAGAAGGAAAGCCCAAAAAAGACATGCAGACAATGATGGTG ACAGGGGATTGCTGAACTTGTCTGTGGAAGAGAAACATGGCAAAGGACAAAACTCTATTACAACTCTCAATGAGGACAGTGACGGAGATGAGT ATGGAGAAAAGCCTTTTGGGATTTCTTCCACAAGCCCGGtccaaagaaagaaaatgaaaaccAAGCATGGAGTGGCTGCTGCTGATCCTGCTCAATGCG GTCATTTGCAAATTAAAGGGAAGACCCCATGGAATGAGCAGGAGAAGCTGGCAGTTAAGCAACACTTGGCTGTTTTTGCGGAAGGTGCCAGGAAAAAAGACTGTATCCTATGCATTGAAAAATCCTCTCCTGTTCTCCAAAAGAGAACCTGGAAAGAACATGGATTATGTGTAAAATGA